One window of the Buchnera aphidicola (Meitanaphis flavogallis) genome contains the following:
- the secF gene encoding protein translocase subunit SecF, translating into MYWKNISFFISIMCVLFSVISIIMFGFNWSIDFTGGILINIHCDTLINIDKVIFALKSIGLQNVQVNYLGGINDVIVRSSYFYNASIIFFSKKVLLALDQYSGAKCNITSIQYVGPNSDNNLLQMFFIALFLALFFIFFYITIRFSWNLSVGIILSLLHDLFLTLGCISIFNIEVSPIIIVSLLSIIGYSLNDSIVVSDRIRENNKKFKNFLFLDILNLSLTQVYSRTLMTSATTFSVAAILYYFGNEIIKNFSLTMMIGIFIGTLSSIYISSSFSFQFYKITGIKIKL; encoded by the coding sequence ATGTATTGGAAGAATATATCTTTTTTTATATCAATAATGTGTGTATTATTTTCAGTAATTAGTATTATAATGTTTGGTTTTAACTGGAGCATTGACTTTACAGGTGGAATTTTAATTAATATTCATTGCGATACATTAATAAATATAGATAAAGTAATTTTTGCATTAAAAAGTATAGGATTGCAGAATGTTCAAGTGAACTATTTAGGGGGAATAAATGATGTTATTGTACGTTCGTCCTATTTTTATAATGCATCTATAATATTTTTTTCTAAAAAAGTTCTTTTAGCTTTAGATCAATATTCAGGAGCTAAATGTAATATTACTTCTATTCAGTATGTTGGACCTAATTCAGATAATAATTTATTACAAATGTTTTTTATTGCTTTATTTTTAGCACTGTTTTTCATTTTTTTTTATATTACTATCCGATTTTCTTGGAATTTATCTGTTGGAATTATATTATCGTTACTTCATGATTTATTTTTGACTTTGGGTTGTATTTCTATTTTTAACATAGAAGTTAGTCCTATCATTATAGTTTCTTTGTTATCTATTATAGGATATTCCTTAAATGATAGTATTGTAGTATCAGATCGTATTCGAGAAAATAATAAAAAATTTAAAAATTTTTTATTTCTGGATATTTTAAACTTGTCGTTAACTCAAGTATATAGTAGAACATTAATGACTTCAGCTACTACATTTTCAGTAGCAGCAATATTATATTATTTTGGTAATGAAATAATAAAAAATTTTTCACTAACTATGATGATTGGTATATTTATTGGAACATTATCTTCTATTTACATTTCTTCGTCTTTTTCATTTCAATTTTATAAGATAACAGGCATTAAAATAAAATTATAA